In Lascolabacillus massiliensis, a single genomic region encodes these proteins:
- a CDS encoding TonB-dependent receptor, whose product MKKVFLLFMLIYISAAGYQLGAMSPDSLSHIELEEVIVSGTRAGANTPVSYSNISMSEIRRDNAARNIPAILQTTPSLVSFTEDGLGVGNTYLRIRGTDATRINVTLNGMPLNNPETQEVFWVNLPDLSNSLQNIQIQRGVGTSTNGSAAFGASISLQTTGARSESYGETSTAVGSYGTFSSSSAVGTGILDNGLSFDARFSRVIGEGYIRNGTVDHTNFYAALSHYTDKQLLRLSYIKGIQHTGITWEGVSEEQMKDYEYGRRYNPAGEYYDEAGNRLYYDNETDNYYSDIIQLVLSREINRKLSLNAGISYNYGYGYYENYREDRKFSEFGLDDQIIDGITYSRSDFVRRKMLENDFYVANLGLNYSLNSFKLTFGGMYSYYDGDHFGRLPWIKNWVGDEYEIEWYRNIGTKSEFNIFSKVDYQINDRLSLFGDLQFRRVIYKLSGTDDDMKDLTGEFIYNFFNPKAGINYNLNSSNRIFVSLAIGQREPLRADLKDGIKGESVNPIKPERMIDYELGYHFTGKNGVNLGANLYYMDYHYQMVQTGKLNDVGYKLMENVENSYRTGLELEAAVPFWNNKFLLDANITLSRNMIKNYVAWFDHYDNQDNWNWEGQISKEYGNTNISFSPDIISAASITWQPADIFYLNLMGKYVGKQYMDNTSDDAKSIDAYFVCNLSAGYTFKKISIGTFNLQVYMNNLFNKEYVANGWAATDTFSDGSLINWIGYYPQATRNYMARLTLSF is encoded by the coding sequence ATGAAAAAGGTTTTTTTATTGTTTATGCTGATTTATATATCAGCAGCAGGTTATCAATTAGGGGCAATGTCCCCTGACAGTCTTAGTCATATCGAATTAGAGGAGGTAATTGTTTCAGGAACTCGTGCAGGTGCAAATACACCGGTATCCTACTCAAACATTTCGATGTCAGAAATAAGAAGAGATAATGCAGCACGTAATATTCCTGCAATTCTGCAAACAACACCATCCCTTGTATCTTTCACAGAAGATGGACTTGGTGTAGGAAATACCTATTTGAGGATACGTGGTACAGATGCTACACGTATCAATGTGACTCTTAATGGGATGCCTCTTAATAATCCTGAAACGCAGGAGGTGTTCTGGGTGAATCTGCCTGATCTGTCCAACTCACTTCAGAATATACAGATACAGAGAGGAGTAGGTACTTCTACAAATGGTTCTGCTGCCTTTGGTGCAAGTATCTCTTTACAAACCACAGGAGCTCGTTCTGAATCTTATGGAGAAACTTCTACTGCAGTTGGTAGTTACGGTACGTTCTCATCTAGCAGTGCTGTGGGTACAGGTATACTGGACAATGGTTTGTCTTTTGATGCCCGTTTCTCAAGGGTTATTGGTGAAGGGTATATAAGAAACGGGACTGTTGATCACACAAACTTTTATGCTGCTTTATCCCACTATACTGACAAACAACTTCTCAGATTGAGTTACATTAAAGGAATTCAGCATACTGGTATCACTTGGGAGGGTGTTTCGGAAGAACAGATGAAAGATTATGAATATGGCAGAAGATATAATCCGGCAGGTGAATATTATGATGAAGCGGGAAACCGACTATATTATGATAATGAAACGGATAATTATTATTCTGACATTATTCAGTTGGTCCTTTCTCGTGAAATTAATCGAAAGCTTTCTCTAAATGCAGGCATAAGCTATAATTATGGTTATGGGTATTATGAGAATTACAGAGAGGACAGAAAGTTTTCTGAGTTTGGACTTGATGATCAAATTATAGATGGTATAACCTATAGTAGATCTGATTTTGTAAGACGCAAAATGTTGGAGAATGATTTCTATGTTGCAAATCTGGGTTTGAACTATTCATTGAACAGTTTTAAACTGACATTTGGAGGAATGTACAGCTATTATGACGGTGATCATTTTGGAAGGCTTCCGTGGATAAAAAATTGGGTTGGTGATGAATATGAAATTGAATGGTATCGAAATATTGGCACAAAGAGTGAATTCAATATTTTCTCAAAAGTTGATTATCAGATTAACGATAGACTATCTCTTTTCGGTGATCTGCAATTCAGAAGAGTTATATATAAATTAAGTGGCACTGATGATGATATGAAAGATCTTACAGGTGAGTTCATATACAATTTTTTCAATCCTAAAGCCGGTATTAATTATAATCTCAACAGCAGTAATCGAATATTTGTATCATTAGCAATAGGTCAGCGTGAACCTCTGCGCGCAGATCTTAAGGATGGTATTAAAGGAGAGTCAGTAAATCCTATTAAGCCTGAGCGAATGATTGACTATGAATTGGGTTATCATTTCACTGGTAAAAATGGTGTGAACCTGGGAGCTAATTTATATTATATGGATTACCACTATCAAATGGTGCAAACAGGTAAACTCAATGATGTGGGCTATAAGTTGATGGAGAATGTAGAAAACAGCTATCGTACGGGTCTTGAGCTTGAGGCTGCTGTTCCTTTTTGGAATAATAAATTTCTCCTTGATGCAAACATTACATTAAGCAGGAATATGATAAAAAACTATGTTGCATGGTTTGATCATTATGATAATCAGGATAACTGGAACTGGGAAGGTCAGATATCAAAGGAGTATGGAAATACTAACATATCTTTCTCTCCTGATATTATCAGTGCTGCTTCCATTACCTGGCAACCTGCAGATATATTCTATCTGAACCTGATGGGTAAGTATGTAGGTAAACAGTATATGGATAACACATCTGATGATGCAAAATCTATTGATGCATATTTTGTTTGCAATCTTTCTGCAGGTTATACATTTAAAAAAATATCTATAGGAACATTTAATTTACAGGTTTATATGAATAATCTGTTTAATAAAGAGTATGTTGCTAATGGTTGGGCCGCTACAGATACTTTTTCTGATGGTAGTTTGATAAACTGGATAGGATATTACCCGCAGGCTACTCGTAACTATATGGCACGCCTTACGCTTTCTTTTTAA
- a CDS encoding RelA/SpoT family protein — protein MIDEEKLIDEDQMIENEFQALLNDYLNSNHRRKVDVITRAFNMAKEAHKGARRRSGEPYIMHPLAVARIVSKEIGLGSTSISASLLHDVVEDTEYTVEDIRALFGDKIASIVDGLTKISSGMFGENVSAQAENFRKLLLTMSDDIRVILIKIADRLHNMRTLSSMSSTKQYKITGETLYIYAPLAHRLGLFAIKTELEELCFKYEHPDTYAELTRKIKETAPERNKIYENFAVPVVESLDKMNIEYEMRARVKSVYSIWNKMQKKGIDFSEVYDLFAVRIVFEMTPGIDEKKQCWDIYSAITDIYKLRPDRIRDWVSHPKANGYQALHLTVMGPDGKWIEIQIRSRRMDDIAEKGFAAHWKYKEDRIEEDNELDKWLKTIQEILSNPNPNAIDFLDTVKMNLFSSEIFVFTPKGEIKTLPQGATALDFAYSIHTRIGDHCLGAKVNHTLVPLSQKLRSGDQIEILTSQSVNPQPEWINFVTTAKARTKIEASLRRQRRRIADKGKNILVELFEQEVIDNTTFNKILHMYKAENKEDLYYMIGNNDIILPADKKAFIKIKDEPEKKDNLFVRYVKQAMSAIKKPAGEQKVKKKEGEELTEEREELNLTSILQPISKIDRKAVYNLKETNYKKNFIVPSCCNPLPGDDVFGFVTEKEELEVHKRSCQTGLKLKSSFGDRIVDVAWGDYRQYSFLASIVFTGIDRVGILSSILAKLAEDAVLNIQSVNVSSNDGIFEGVFNIHVHSAEEVNQLCAKIAKVNGVTTVHRSNL, from the coding sequence ATGATAGATGAGGAAAAATTAATCGATGAGGATCAGATGATTGAAAATGAGTTTCAAGCACTACTGAACGATTATTTGAATTCTAATCACCGAAGAAAAGTAGACGTGATCACACGTGCTTTCAATATGGCGAAGGAGGCTCACAAAGGAGCTCGCCGTCGCTCAGGAGAACCCTATATCATGCATCCTTTGGCGGTTGCCCGTATTGTATCCAAAGAGATTGGTCTGGGTTCAACATCAATTTCGGCATCGCTTCTACATGATGTAGTAGAAGATACCGAATATACAGTAGAGGATATTCGTGCGCTTTTTGGAGATAAGATAGCATCAATTGTGGACGGTCTGACGAAAATATCCAGTGGAATGTTTGGTGAAAATGTTTCAGCACAAGCAGAAAATTTCCGAAAACTGCTATTAACAATGTCAGATGATATACGTGTAATTCTGATTAAGATTGCTGACAGACTACACAACATGCGCACTCTATCATCAATGTCTTCAACGAAACAATATAAAATTACTGGAGAGACATTATATATTTACGCACCTTTAGCACATCGACTGGGACTCTTTGCCATAAAGACTGAACTGGAAGAACTATGTTTCAAGTATGAGCATCCTGATACTTATGCTGAATTAACCAGAAAAATTAAGGAAACAGCTCCTGAGAGGAATAAGATATATGAAAACTTCGCAGTCCCTGTTGTTGAGTCTCTTGATAAAATGAATATCGAGTATGAGATGCGGGCAAGGGTAAAATCTGTTTATTCCATTTGGAATAAGATGCAGAAAAAGGGTATTGATTTTAGCGAAGTATACGACCTTTTTGCAGTACGTATAGTATTTGAAATGACACCCGGTATTGATGAGAAAAAGCAGTGCTGGGATATCTATTCTGCAATAACGGATATTTACAAATTGCGTCCCGATCGTATACGTGACTGGGTTAGTCACCCCAAAGCTAATGGCTATCAGGCATTGCATCTCACTGTTATGGGGCCCGACGGTAAATGGATTGAGATTCAGATAAGAAGCCGGCGTATGGATGATATAGCAGAAAAAGGCTTCGCTGCACACTGGAAATATAAAGAAGATAGGATTGAGGAAGATAATGAACTTGATAAATGGCTGAAAACAATTCAGGAGATATTATCCAATCCAAACCCTAATGCAATAGATTTTCTGGATACTGTGAAAATGAACCTGTTCTCATCAGAGATATTTGTATTTACACCTAAAGGTGAAATAAAGACTCTGCCTCAGGGAGCAACAGCACTCGACTTTGCATATTCTATTCATACACGTATTGGAGATCATTGCCTTGGAGCAAAAGTTAATCATACTCTAGTTCCTTTGAGTCAAAAGCTAAGAAGTGGCGATCAGATAGAGATACTAACATCACAATCAGTAAATCCTCAGCCAGAGTGGATAAATTTTGTTACTACAGCCAAGGCAAGAACTAAAATTGAAGCTTCACTCAGACGACAACGACGACGTATAGCTGATAAAGGAAAGAATATTTTAGTAGAGCTATTTGAACAGGAGGTAATTGATAATACAACCTTCAATAAGATCCTTCATATGTACAAAGCTGAAAATAAAGAGGATTTGTACTATATGATTGGTAATAATGATATAATTCTGCCTGCAGATAAAAAAGCTTTTATAAAGATCAAAGATGAGCCTGAGAAGAAAGACAATCTTTTTGTTCGATATGTTAAACAGGCAATGAGTGCAATAAAAAAACCTGCAGGTGAACAGAAAGTAAAAAAGAAAGAAGGAGAGGAGTTAACGGAAGAAAGAGAAGAACTGAATTTAACTTCAATACTTCAGCCTATATCCAAAATAGACAGAAAGGCTGTTTATAACCTTAAAGAGACAAATTATAAAAAGAATTTTATTGTTCCATCATGTTGCAATCCACTGCCGGGTGATGATGTTTTTGGATTTGTAACCGAAAAAGAGGAGCTTGAGGTTCACAAACGTTCTTGTCAGACTGGATTAAAACTGAAATCTAGTTTTGGAGACCGAATAGTAGATGTTGCATGGGGTGATTACAGGCAGTATTCATTTCTTGCTTCAATTGTATTCACAGGTATAGATAGAGTAGGGATATTAAGCTCTATACTTGCAAAGCTTGCCGAGGATGCAGTGTTGAATATCCAAAGTGTAAATGTATCATCTAATGATGGTATTTTCGAAGGTGTATTTAATATTCATGTGCATAGCGCAGAAGAGGTTAACCAACTATGTGCTAAAATAGCAAAAGTGAACGGTGTTACCACCGTTCACAGATCTAATCTATAA
- a CDS encoding phage holin family protein: MEEKKVSTLFEEMRDDVGKFIKSTLELGKLEAFEKLSLGSSAFLYGLILAGAGTIALLFVLVSAGIYLGELLGSLWMGFGIVAAFTLLVVFILLLVRKPIQRSFTNSIVRFLLKQDDKDDKNQ, from the coding sequence ATGGAAGAGAAAAAAGTAAGTACGCTGTTCGAGGAAATGAGAGATGATGTTGGAAAATTTATCAAAAGCACACTCGAACTCGGAAAACTGGAAGCATTTGAAAAGCTTAGCTTAGGTTCATCTGCATTTTTATACGGCTTGATTCTTGCCGGTGCCGGTACAATAGCTTTGTTATTTGTACTGGTAAGTGCAGGTATATACCTGGGAGAATTACTAGGCAGCCTTTGGATGGGATTTGGCATTGTGGCTGCATTTACTTTATTGGTTGTATTTATACTATTGTTAGTAAGAAAACCAATTCAGAGGAGTTTCACCAATAGTATCGTGCGTTTCTTATTGAAACAGGATGATAAAGATGATAAAAATCAGTAA
- a CDS encoding YtxH domain-containing protein: MKSEAKLLLGLGIGIALGAAVGYIMGTDKREEWLEQANEFADKIRANVKSAVYKGKSEVQDLKEDIDDIADIAKKELAKQ, from the coding sequence ATGAAATCAGAAGCAAAATTATTATTAGGTTTAGGTATTGGAATTGCACTAGGCGCTGCAGTTGGTTATATAATGGGAACAGATAAAAGAGAAGAGTGGCTTGAGCAAGCAAATGAGTTCGCTGACAAAATCAGAGCAAATGTCAAATCGGCTGTTTACAAAGGAAAAAGTGAAGTTCAGGATTTAAAAGAGGACATTGACGATATTGCTGATATTGCAAAAAAAGAACTTGCTAAACAATAA
- the miaB gene encoding tRNA (N6-isopentenyl adenosine(37)-C2)-methylthiotransferase MiaB, protein MNPEIQDKKLYIETYGCQMNVADTEVVASIMEMDGYSLTENDSEADAIFVNTCSIRENAEQKVIQRLEYFNSLRRKRKDSLIIGVLGCMAERAKSDLIDNHNVDVVVGPDAYLDLPNLVGAAEQGEKAMNVELSKTETYKDVMPLKLNGSNISGYISIMRGCDKFCTYCIVPFTRGRERSREPESILNELKNMQMKGFREVILLGQNVNSYRYKDGDTKVDFHDLLAMVAEAAPEMRIRFTTSHPWDMNDETLETIAKYKNLANYIHLPVQSGSSRMMKLMNRRYNREWYMKRIAAIKRIIPDCGISTDIMCGFHSETEEDHQETLSLMKEVGFDSAFMFKYSQRPGTYAAKKLEDNVPEDVKTRRLQEIIDLQLELSRASNERDMNKEFEVLIEGFSKRSREQLFGRNEQNKVVIFDKKNHRIGQFVKVKITGFTSATLFGETVDSI, encoded by the coding sequence ATGAACCCCGAAATACAAGACAAAAAACTTTACATAGAAACTTACGGTTGCCAGATGAATGTTGCTGACACCGAAGTGGTGGCTTCTATTATGGAGATGGATGGATATAGCTTAACTGAAAATGACAGTGAAGCAGATGCAATATTTGTAAATACCTGCTCTATAAGAGAAAATGCAGAACAAAAAGTGATACAGAGACTTGAATACTTCAACTCTCTAAGAAGAAAAAGAAAAGACAGCCTGATTATTGGAGTATTGGGTTGTATGGCTGAAAGGGCTAAATCTGACCTGATAGATAACCATAACGTGGATGTTGTTGTGGGACCCGATGCCTACCTTGATTTACCCAATCTTGTAGGTGCTGCTGAACAGGGAGAGAAAGCTATGAATGTTGAGCTCTCCAAAACAGAGACTTATAAAGATGTTATGCCGCTTAAACTCAATGGCAGCAACATATCAGGCTATATCTCAATTATGCGCGGATGTGATAAATTCTGTACATATTGCATTGTTCCATTTACCAGAGGACGTGAGCGAAGCAGAGAACCTGAAAGCATACTTAATGAGTTAAAGAATATGCAGATGAAAGGATTCAGGGAAGTTATACTGTTAGGTCAGAATGTGAACTCATATCGTTATAAAGATGGTGATACCAAAGTTGATTTTCACGATCTTTTGGCTATGGTTGCAGAAGCAGCACCTGAAATGCGCATTAGGTTTACAACTTCTCACCCCTGGGATATGAATGACGAGACATTGGAGACAATTGCAAAATACAAGAACCTGGCGAACTATATACATTTACCTGTTCAGTCTGGAAGTTCAAGAATGATGAAACTGATGAACAGAAGATACAACAGAGAGTGGTATATGAAAAGAATAGCTGCGATTAAGAGAATTATACCCGACTGTGGTATATCTACAGATATCATGTGCGGCTTTCACTCAGAAACAGAAGAGGATCATCAAGAGACACTTTCACTTATGAAGGAGGTAGGATTTGATTCTGCCTTTATGTTTAAATATTCTCAACGTCCAGGCACCTACGCAGCTAAAAAACTTGAAGATAATGTACCGGAGGATGTAAAGACACGCCGACTTCAAGAAATTATAGATCTTCAGCTTGAGCTTTCAAGAGCAAGTAATGAAAGAGATATGAATAAGGAGTTTGAAGTTCTTATTGAGGGCTTCTCCAAACGTTCACGAGAACAGCTATTCGGCCGCAATGAACAGAATAAAGTTGTAATATTTGATAAAAAGAATCATAGAATAGGACAATTTGTGAAAGTTAAAATAACAGGCTTTACATCAGCAACTTTATTTGGAGAAACAGTAGATTCTATATAA
- a CDS encoding succinate CoA transferase, translating into MALKFISAEEAASLVKHNDNVGFSGFTHAGCPKVVPVAIAKLAEEEHAKGNSFKIGVFTGASTGDSIDGSLTRAKAIKFRTPYQTNKDMRVALNNGEFDFFDLHLSQLAQEIRYGFLGKINVAVVEACDVTESGEIVPTTGVGITPTICRLADIVIVELNKSVPTKLRGIHDMYELQDPPKRREIPIYEVQNRVGLEYVKVDPAKIYVVETNKDGEGGGFAPVDDVTARIGNNVAEFFVSELKAGRIPAHFLPIQSGVGNIANAVLASMGSNPAIPRFEVYTEVIQDAVIDMMQQGNISFASGCSLTVSNEVLHKFYEDLSFFKNKLVLRPSEISNNPGLARRLGIIALNTAIEVDIFGNVNSTHVNGTKMMNGIGGSGDFTRNSYLSIFLTPSTAKNGTISCIVPKVTHEDHNEHSVKIIVSEYGVADLRGKGPRNRAEEIIEKCAHPDYRPLLHDYLNRGVKGHIPQDLYACFAFHKALKETGSMINADFSKL; encoded by the coding sequence ATGGCTTTAAAATTTATTAGCGCTGAAGAGGCGGCATCACTAGTTAAACATAATGATAATGTCGGATTCAGCGGTTTTACTCATGCAGGTTGCCCAAAAGTTGTACCTGTTGCAATAGCCAAGCTAGCTGAAGAAGAGCACGCAAAAGGCAATTCTTTCAAAATTGGTGTATTTACAGGTGCTTCAACGGGTGATTCTATCGATGGCTCATTAACACGTGCCAAAGCAATTAAATTTCGCACTCCGTATCAGACTAACAAGGATATGAGGGTAGCACTAAACAATGGAGAATTCGATTTTTTCGACCTTCATCTTTCTCAACTGGCTCAGGAAATTCGTTATGGGTTTCTGGGTAAAATAAATGTAGCAGTTGTAGAAGCATGCGATGTAACAGAAAGTGGCGAAATTGTTCCCACAACCGGAGTTGGTATCACACCAACCATTTGTCGACTGGCAGATATTGTAATCGTTGAGCTTAACAAAAGTGTACCTACAAAGCTTCGCGGAATTCATGATATGTATGAATTGCAAGATCCTCCAAAACGTCGCGAAATCCCTATTTATGAAGTACAAAATAGGGTAGGTCTGGAATATGTGAAAGTTGATCCAGCTAAAATTTATGTAGTTGAAACCAATAAGGATGGTGAAGGTGGCGGATTTGCACCGGTTGATGATGTTACAGCACGAATCGGTAATAATGTAGCAGAATTTTTTGTATCAGAATTAAAAGCTGGACGAATTCCAGCACATTTCCTGCCAATTCAGTCGGGTGTTGGAAATATTGCTAACGCTGTTCTGGCTTCAATGGGAAGTAATCCTGCCATACCTCGCTTCGAAGTCTATACTGAGGTGATTCAGGATGCTGTTATTGATATGATGCAGCAGGGGAATATTTCATTTGCAAGTGGTTGCTCACTAACTGTAAGTAATGAGGTATTACATAAGTTTTATGAAGATCTTTCATTCTTCAAAAATAAACTTGTCCTCAGACCATCAGAGATTTCAAATAACCCGGGACTGGCACGCAGATTAGGAATAATTGCACTAAATACAGCTATCGAGGTTGATATTTTTGGAAATGTAAATTCAACGCATGTTAATGGTACAAAGATGATGAATGGTATTGGAGGATCGGGCGATTTTACCCGTAATTCATATCTTTCAATCTTCCTTACTCCATCAACAGCGAAGAACGGAACAATCAGCTGCATAGTTCCAAAGGTCACTCATGAAGATCACAACGAACACTCTGTAAAGATTATTGTATCTGAATACGGAGTTGCCGACCTAAGAGGAAAAGGACCAAGAAATAGAGCAGAAGAAATAATTGAAAAATGCGCACATCCTGATTATCGTCCACTTCTGCATGATTATCTAAATCGTGGAGTAAAGGGACATATACCACAGGATCTCTATGCCTGCTTTGCATTTCATAAGGCACTTAAGGAAACAGGAAGTATGATAAATGCTGATTTTTCTAAGTTATAG
- the lpxD gene encoding UDP-3-O-(3-hydroxymyristoyl)glucosamine N-acyltransferase: MAYTAKQIADYLKGEVIGNQDVSVSNFSKIEEGKPGTISFLANPKYTSYIYTTKADIVLVNEDFVSEKPIQATLIKVKNAYTALASLMELVNKSTPQKSGTESMSFVSETAEIGEEVYIGAFAYIGEKVVVGDNCKVYPQVYIGDGVKIGKNCILYPGVRIYHDCVIGDNCIIHSGAVIGADGFGYSKEEYVYHKIPQMGNVLIEDDVEIGANTTIDRAVMGSTVIHRGVKLDNLIQIAHNCEIGENTAMAAQVGIAGSAKIGENSVLGGQVGIGGHITIGKNSQIGAQSGIISNTKEGSEIMGSPAFPVKNFFKSSIIIPKLPDMYKQLNALEKEVAELKNRLQQID; this comes from the coding sequence ATGGCTTATACAGCAAAACAAATAGCCGATTATCTCAAAGGAGAAGTAATAGGTAATCAGGATGTTTCCGTTTCAAATTTTTCAAAGATAGAAGAGGGCAAGCCAGGTACAATTTCGTTTCTTGCTAATCCAAAGTATACTTCATATATCTATACAACAAAGGCTGATATTGTATTGGTAAATGAAGATTTTGTGTCCGAAAAGCCAATTCAGGCAACTCTTATCAAAGTTAAGAATGCATATACAGCCCTGGCTTCTCTAATGGAGTTGGTTAATAAAAGCACACCTCAAAAGAGTGGAACTGAAAGCATGAGTTTTGTTTCAGAAACAGCTGAAATTGGCGAGGAAGTTTATATAGGTGCATTTGCATATATAGGAGAAAAGGTAGTAGTAGGAGATAATTGCAAAGTTTATCCTCAGGTTTATATAGGAGATGGTGTGAAGATAGGAAAAAACTGCATTCTGTATCCAGGAGTAAGAATTTATCACGATTGTGTTATCGGGGATAACTGTATTATTCACTCAGGAGCAGTTATTGGAGCAGACGGATTTGGATATAGCAAAGAGGAATATGTTTATCATAAAATTCCACAGATGGGTAATGTGCTGATAGAGGATGATGTTGAGATTGGTGCAAATACAACAATAGACAGAGCGGTTATGGGTTCTACAGTAATACATCGTGGTGTCAAGCTTGATAACCTGATTCAAATTGCTCATAACTGCGAGATCGGAGAAAATACTGCAATGGCAGCTCAGGTCGGAATTGCAGGATCAGCAAAAATTGGAGAGAATTCTGTTTTAGGCGGACAGGTTGGTATAGGTGGACATATTACCATTGGTAAAAATAGTCAGATAGGTGCTCAGTCAGGTATTATAAGCAACACCAAAGAGGGTTCTGAAATAATGGGATCTCCGGCTTTTCCTGTTAAGAACTTTTTTAAATCCAGTATCATCATTCCCAAACTTCCGGATATGTACAAGCAGCTCAATGCGCTTGAAAAAGAGGTGGCAGAACTGAAAAACAGGTTACAACAGATCGACTAA
- a CDS encoding bifunctional UDP-3-O-[3-hydroxymyristoyl] N-acetylglucosamine deacetylase/3-hydroxyacyl-ACP dehydratase has protein sequence MVRQQTLQNSFTLKGIGLHTGLDIVVTFNPAPEDHGVKIKRIDLEDQPIIEALAENVINTQRGTVIGKNNVTVSTIEHGMAALYALGIDNCLIEVNASEFPILDGSSIEYVKAIKKAGIVEQEKDKDYYIVRKKIEVSDPETGSKLTLLPDDSFCINSFIEFDSQYIPNQSATMDNVTDFETDIAPSRTFVFVREIQKLREAGLIKGGNLDNAIVIYERELPQNELDVIADELNVPRQDAKELGYLNTRELVFPNEPARHKLLDIIGDMALIGKPIMGRLIAYRPGHKINNQLARLIRKDIKLNEVQPPIYDPNAEPVMDNIKIRELLPHRYPFLMVDKIIQVTDKFIVGVKNITSNEPFFTGHFPQEPVMPGVLQVEAMAQTGGLLVLSKLDEPERYSTYFLKIDNVKFRHKVVPGDTLIFRVELSSEVRRGIATMRGLAFIGDKVISEADFTAQIVKNK, from the coding sequence ATTGTGAGACAACAAACATTACAAAACAGCTTCACCCTGAAGGGTATAGGATTACATACAGGTTTAGATATTGTAGTCACTTTCAACCCTGCACCGGAAGACCATGGTGTTAAGATAAAGAGAATTGATCTTGAAGATCAACCAATAATAGAGGCATTAGCAGAAAATGTTATAAATACCCAGAGAGGTACTGTCATAGGTAAGAACAATGTTACTGTCAGTACTATTGAGCATGGTATGGCTGCATTATATGCCTTAGGAATTGATAATTGCCTCATCGAGGTAAATGCATCTGAATTTCCGATCCTTGATGGCAGCTCAATTGAATATGTTAAAGCAATTAAAAAAGCTGGCATAGTTGAACAGGAAAAGGATAAAGATTACTATATCGTCAGAAAAAAGATTGAAGTGTCTGACCCTGAAACAGGTTCAAAGCTGACACTTTTACCGGATGATTCTTTCTGTATCAACTCATTCATTGAGTTCGACTCACAATATATCCCTAATCAGTCGGCAACAATGGATAATGTGACCGACTTTGAAACAGATATTGCACCTTCACGCACATTTGTTTTTGTAAGGGAAATACAAAAATTACGTGAAGCTGGTCTTATTAAAGGAGGCAACCTTGATAACGCTATTGTAATTTACGAACGAGAGCTCCCTCAAAACGAACTTGATGTAATTGCAGATGAACTTAATGTGCCTCGTCAGGATGCTAAGGAGCTTGGCTATCTTAATACCAGAGAGTTAGTATTCCCGAATGAACCAGCACGTCATAAGCTGCTGGATATCATAGGAGATATGGCATTGATTGGTAAACCTATTATGGGACGTCTGATTGCATATCGCCCTGGACATAAAATAAATAATCAGCTGGCCAGGCTTATCAGAAAAGATATAAAACTTAATGAGGTTCAGCCTCCTATCTATGATCCCAATGCCGAGCCGGTTATGGATAATATCAAAATCAGGGAGTTGCTTCCGCACAGATATCCATTCCTGATGGTTGATAAAATCATACAGGTTACAGATAAATTTATTGTAGGTGTTAAGAATATCACAAGTAATGAGCCATTTTTTACAGGTCATTTTCCACAGGAACCGGTTATGCCGGGAGTGCTGCAGGTTGAGGCAATGGCTCAAACAGGTGGATTGCTTGTTCTTTCTAAGTTAGACGAACCGGAAAGATACTCTACATACTTTCTAAAAATAGACAATGTCAAATTCAGACATAAGGTAGTTCCCGGAGATACTTTAATTTTCCGTGTAGAGCTGTCAAGTGAGGTAAGAAGAGGAATCGCAACCATGCGAGGTCTTGCTTTCATTGGAGATAAAGTTATATCGGAGGCTGATTTTACAGCTCAGATAGTGAAAAATAAGTAA